A window of Gymnogyps californianus isolate 813 chromosome 28, ASM1813914v2, whole genome shotgun sequence genomic DNA:
AATTACCTTGTGGGTGCTTATTAAACAAACCACCCATGTTcacaacaaaaagcagcagcttgtttTGATTCAGCATAGAACGAGGGATTTTTGTTACAACAGAGTGATCCTGGttcaaactgaaataagagctttcatgcagtttttctcattttggttttgctctacCTCAGCTACAGCAGCTTCCGTCTGAAGTTCCAAACATTTCCATCTGCAAGAACAGAACTCCAAAGAGTTCGGGCTCCTGCAAgtttttccttcccacccccaaCCCTGCTCCCATCAATTTTGTTGTCAAAGAGTTTCACAAACCATTAATCAGGTTTTTCTCAGATATTTGTCTCACTACCCTTGGGTCACATGCttgaaatccttttttcctATCCCAAACACCCAGGGATTTAAAGcagctccttcttcttccttacACAGGAGAAAGCCCCCAGCTCTGAGCACAGCAGAGAGACAGTCCTCGAAAACACCAGCAGAGACTCAACATTTACCTCAGACCCCGACAAAGGGTGGGATGATGAGGCTACTCCTGCCAGCTGCATTTATGTTAaggatgctgctttttctctcttgttgaTATGCAAGATGCATAAAGGCAATCATAGCCTAACAGCCGTTTTTTACAAGTATTGTTATTAGTATCAGGAAAAACGGCCAGCTGATATTTGGATTGCCAACAGAACACATAAGCACTCTGGGAGGATTAATCAGCCTTTTTGTTCCTCCCTGTTGCTCCCACTAATGGTTTAGTTTCGGTCCGGTCTCAGACTGAAATAGATCTGTTATCAGCAATTTCCCACCCATGTCAGTAAAACGAAGAGTGTGCGAGACAGCAGAACAGTGAAAAATGCAGcatccccttcccacctcaagGACCTTTAACAGCACTGCCTTACCTGTATGCAAATTCCAGTACCTGGTACTCCTTCCAGTACCTGGTACTCCTGAAAGTACGACAGGCTAGACAGGGAGTTGGCGTTTGACGATAAGTTGTTGTAAATAGGTTGTAAATAGTTGCAAAAGAATTTAGATACAGATTAACCAAGTATGCAGAAGTTATGCCATTTCTACACCTGCATCcttgaagaatatcagaaacCGGTGAGAACaggcaaagaaaggcaaaagctgtgacaaactgcttaccaaggacaagcaggcctacataccaaagattagcaagtctGCATACTGAAACAATACgtgctaaaagggcaagatgttcctcagtaTCAGTATTGtacccctggctctgctgactgaattacaaaacaaactgcaccATGAGCCAACTCATAGCCATATAAGGAGAAAAACTCGAGTTCACCAGCTGAGAAACCACCAGAGACCACTAGAGACCCCCCCAGACCTCTGTGGACGCCCCTAAGAGACCCAGGACCCATGCATAAAGATTAGGCAGATACTATAATTAGTCCTGGGAAATGTAGTGAATATGTGCGATCATTCCGGGAAAtgtaatacatatgtatattgaAGAACCGTATAAGGGGCGGCTGATACAATATGCGGTGTGCATGTTAGGCGGAGCGATCCCCCATGCACCCGGCACCGAATAAAGTAATGCCTGCTCTTTAAGACAGTCTGTGTTAAAGAGTTTGATTCCCGACTTTTGGTGACACTGTTACCAAAGTCttagacaatttgatgaagggcccctttgtgtaaactttgtacagCTAGAGCAAACAGGCTTGCACaccagagatgagcaagtctgtgtaccaaggacaagtaggcctacataccaaagtttagcaagtaacaatatgtgataaaagggcaagatgttcctcaatattGGTATTGTACTCCCgggctctgctgactgaattacaaaatgagccaaacccgGAGAAGTCCGTCGTAACTAGCAGAAAGGTAAAAGCGGCAGGGGGAAGCATGACCCccgactcaattcaagacccaagaaacttgcccccccacacccctAAGGAGCATGCATGCTAATCTACATCGCAAGTGGAGTTAATTTTAATACGACTgaccagtaatgaatgaaatgtttatcactagccaatgaGTGTAAACTTAGgcgtgtttttactaattgttactaATTAGATAACTGGATGTAAACCTTGCAATTTTTGTATGCGGCATGCACGTTAGGTGGAGCGATCCCCTGTGCatccagcgctgcaataaagagAATGCCTGCTTCTTAATGCTACATTGGTGTTAAGAGGTTTATTCTCGATTTCGGTGACACTTCTACACCCCAAGGAGTGTGGGAGCGCACATTCCCCATCCCATTTGCATCGCTGGGGAAGGCGACTCCTCTGTCTCCCCACTGACctccagggcaggagggggttTCCAGTGCACACAGACGTTTGCGCTGTGTCTGCTCCAGACGGCACAGGTGAAGCTTAAAGGGagaacagcatttattttcagactcGCACGCTCCAATAGAGTTAAAAAGTTAAAGTTAAAACCAAGGTGGATGTTAATCACTTGACCACTTTTCTGTTACAGCTAGGATAAGTTAGACATCAGTCATCTATCTGCTGGGCAGCGTGTTGCTACagcctgtattgggtttgcgtggcaaggttttggtagcgggggggggctataggggtggcttctgtgagaaactgctagaagcttcccctatgtccgataaagttaatgctagcgggttccaagacggacccgccgcttgccaaggccgagccaatcagtaacagtggtagcgcctctgtgataacatatttaagaaaagcaaaaaaagttacaggggagttgcagttgcagcgagagagcgcggagtgagaagatgtgagagaaacaactccgcagacaccaaggtcagtgaagaaggaggaggaggaggtgctccaggcgccggagcagagagagagattcccctgcagcccgtggtgaagaccatggtgaggcaggctgtccccctgcagcccatggaggtccatggtggagcagatatccacctgcagcccgtggaggaccccacgccggagcaggtggatgcctgaaggatgctgtgaccccgtgggaagcccgcgctggagcaggctcctggcaggacctacggacccgtggccccgtggagagaggagcccacgctgaagcaggtttgctggcaggacttgtgaccccgcgggggacccatgctggagcagtttgttcctgaaggactgcaccctgtggatgggacccacgctggagcagttcgtgaagaactgtagcccgtgggaaggacgcacgttggagaagttcgtgaaggactgtctcccgcggaagggaccccatgctggagcaggggaagagtgtgaggagtcctccccctgaggaggaaggagcggcagaaacaacgtgtgatgaactgacccaaacccccattccccgtccccctgcgctgctcggggggggaggtagagaaaataaggagtaaagttaagcctgggaagaagggaggggtggggggaaggtgttttaagatttggttttatttctcattatcctgctctaatttgactagcaataaattaaactaatttttccccaagtcgagtctgttttgcccgtgacggtaattggtgagtgatctccctgtccttatctcgacccacgagcctttcgttttattttctccccctgtccagctgaggagggggagtgatagagcggctttggtgggcacctggcatccggccagggtcaacccgctaCACAGCCGCTACCACTAAGATcaagctgaaataaattcaAGCTAAAAGCAGTCTAGAAAAAGCCTAGCAAGTCCTCAGCTCTTGTCTTGCTAACCTAGAACAGGTCTGTGCTCTTCCAAGAGCAATGGCAGCACCTTATTTCATGTATTACAATACACAGCTGTCGGCGAAGTCCTTTCATGCCCCTCCTGGTGACTCACAGATGCCCCTGGAAGGAAGGACCATAGGCGCAACTGAAATAAAGGCTGTGTCACACCTTTTGGCTTACAGAAGATTCACTGTTTATTGGAAAATGAACTAGAGACTTTGCCGACATGGAGTGAGGCCCATGAATTCAGGGCCCTGGGACAGGAGGGAGTACATTGCATGACTGGTTTGCTAATCAAAAGCTCCTGCAGTTCTACCTCCAACATGCTGATAGTTTTCAAATCAATCTCGCCCCACATGAGTTCTCTTGGACATTATGATGGGCTGGGTCTGATGCAGATGAAAGTTCTACTTCCAAAAGATTGGTTTACATGGCAATGCAGATATGGGAGTTCCTGACACAGCCTGGTCTTTTGGGGTAAAGCGAAGAGGTCAGCAAGTGGGGTGCAGCAGGAGTCCTTCATTGGGAGCCACTGCTATTGTGCCTGCTGTTGACACCTCTAAACACACATCTTTTCTAGTGTGCACAGCACTCTCTTGTCAAGACAgaaaccatagaatcatagaatcatagaatcgtttaggttggaaaagacccttaagatcgtCGAGTCCAACCGgtaacctaacactaccaagtctACCACTAAACCAAGTCTCTAAGCACCATCTTTGTGGAGGCCAGTAGCCCATTTTGCCAAAGCCGAAATCAGGAAGGGGAGCCACTGGGGAATGTGATGCTTCCTTCCTGCCCCCACCTCCACCCAAACCAAACACGCTGGAGGCTCTGAACTAGAGCTTTTCTCTTGAGGAGTTCAGCATGATACAGGTTCAGCACAAGTAGTATAAGACATAAGCAGTGAGAATTCATCTGTAATGTAAGACCCCAGCTGGTAGCAACAGTGGTATCCCAGCATGGTAGGTGACTTTAGGCTGTACTTTCTGGCCCTTTTTAGCTCTGCAGGTGCTGCCGGTCTGTAGCACAAGGCATGTGTTGAGCTCAGAGCCTGAAGACACTTGGCTCCACGGTGCTCCCAAGGAGGGTGTTGGCTGCCTCCAGGCACTTGTCCAGCTGGGACACTGCAATCAGGGAGAGACAGGGGCACTAGAGGAgtcaggcaggagggagagtCCGCAGAtggaagggagaaaggggacaCAGGACTCCTTCACCTGCCCCCAGGAAATTGTGGTCCTGCGAAGGGGTGAGGCAGGTCCcactggagagagaagggaggaggctGTGCTGTGGGGATCAGCAGGAAAAGGACCCTCAAGACTCACCAGCTTGGCTGTGCAGCCAGGTCACAGCCTTGGCCTCCAGCAGCTCACAGAGCTCTTGGTAGCACTTGTCGTGTCTGTGTAGCCAGGTCACAGCCAGCACTGTGGCCCAGATGCTTGGCTCCATGAGCTGTAGGAGAACAATGACTCAGACCAGTATGCAGTGCTGAgcatcctccctgccccctcaCTACTTCCCACCCCTTCCTTTGTGGCTTCTGGTTTCTGATCCCTTCATTCCTCTCTGGCTGCCCTTGGGATGCCAGTGTTGCCACCAGCCAAGGGGTTCCCACTGCCCCAGGATGACATGCTGCCACCATAAGAGGTTCCCCCCTTACCTCACCAGGCATCTTTCCCTTGATTTCAGCCTCATCGATTTCCAGCACAGAGACCAGTCCTGAGCTGAGGGCCCAGGAGCCATCTACATTCTGCAGTGCCACCAGTTGCTGGCACTCAGCAATGGCTTTGGTGGACCATTGCCCCAAAATTGAAGAGCACAAAACAAATTCCGTGAGATCCACATACTTGAGAGAAGAAAtagatggtggtggtggtttacGTGCTGTGGGAGAAGACGAGAACAGGAGGGTTGGGAGAATCACAGGAAGCTGACCCCTCTCTACTCCCCTGTGCAATGCCCCAGAACATTATCTCTGCTCTTCTTTGGGCAGCTACCTGCAGTTTAAGCCCCTTCCTGCATGTCCCCAAAGCAGTCCCATCCACAGCCCTTTCTGGACACCCCTAACTCATCCCCAACACTGATCGTTGCCTCTTCTCCTGACATTCCTGCTCAGCCATGTCCCAAGACCTCTCTTGATACCCCCCCAACACATTTTATTCAAATGTGTATTTATGATCCAGCAccgtccctgtcccctccctggctGTCCCTGAGCTAGGTCTCATATTCGCTGAAGGACTTCCAGGTTTAAGGGTGACTAAGGGAAGGGTTAAACGCAAAATTCATTGGTTTCCACGCCATGGGCAAGACATGGCAGCATAACCCTTCTATAAGACGTTAGATGATCCCTACATCTCCCATCTGGGTCAAGGCCCCATACCTTTTGAACAAGCGCCCcgctggggcagggcagcaATGCCATGGGTGAGTCGACGGAGGGCAAGCCATGATGCACACACTGCTGTCAGCCAGCCAGGTGGGACCCAGATGCTCATCGGATGGCAGGAAGAGACTCTTCTGGAGCCACGCAGCTCGGTGATCTGGCAGGGGATGAGTGACTGGCGGGGTGGCAACAGTGCCAAGGGCCCTTCAAGGGCAAACAGGGAAAGGGGCTGAATTAAGCACATGGGAAAGAAGCACCTGATGGTGATGGGGCCTACCCCATGAGACTGGGGGTGCCCTGTGGCTGGGGTTCCAGCTCCAGTGGAATGAGAACATCCCACAGAGCTGCCCCACCGCTCTTTCCTGCAAGAGTCTTTCCTTACCTTGGTACCAGGTGACTCTCTGTGACGTGCGAACCCCCACATAGCTGGTAAAGGGGCAGATGATCCCCGAAGTGAGGCTGATCTCAACTGCGCGATGCCTGAGTTCATCCCCTGACCCACTCGCAGCCTCTGTCAACAACCTCTTCAGCAAGCGTCTCGCGGCCAGACGATGCCCAGCCAGCCTGGGGACAGAGTGGGGTGAGGCCTGACCACCTGGCTCAACTCCATGCTGGGGAAaggtggacagagagagagcCTGGACACCTGGGTTCTCTCCCTTCAGGGGTGAGGATGGACAGAGGGAAAACCTGGATGCCTGGGTCCTCATCTGTCTGGAGGGAAGTGATGCCCAGGTTCCTGGGTCCTGCCCCTGTGGGGTcaaagcagggaaggagggcaTGCTTGGACACCTGCGTTCTCTGCCAGTTTGGGATTGTGTGTGGAAGGTGGGAATGCATAAGCTGTCTGGGCCCCCTCTCAGCTGGAGTCCATGTTAGAAATGAGGAGGATGCATGCATCTTCCCTTAGGACAGGCTCTCACCGGCCATCTCCCTGTGGGCACAGTGGGAATTCAATCGTGTGAGTGACATCCTGGCCGTCCAGGCTGTACTGCAAGGTCATGACCCCCTTGGCCACCGTCGTATCCTGGGAACACATGGGAAGCTACTGGAGGTTACTGGGGACACAAGATGGTTACTGGGGGATATTGGGAAGTTACTGAAAGATTACTGGTGGTTACTGGGAGGCTATTGGGAGGTAGCTAGGGGTGACTGTAGTCCCAGCTCTCACCTGTGCCTGTCCACGGATCTGGGCATAGAGAAGGCTGTGTTGACCCTGAAAGATGGACTGAGGGGTGCCCCCCAGCACCTCAACCTCCAGGCCACGAGGCAGGGTCCAGCTCAGAGAGACTCCCTCAGCTGCTGGCTTGAGGGCTTGCTTCAGGCACTTCAGCACCTGGGGACAGAGGGCAGGACACCACAGTTCACAGCTCCACCAGGGTTCAGCCCATGGCCCCTGGTGTCGAGGTTCCCTGGGAGACAGTGGGATGTGTGGGGTAGCCTGCACCAGCTAGGTTCCCTGGGCACAGTCAGGTCTGTGGGTTATAGCGGGGCAGAAGCCCGGGCACCTGGGTTCTcagtggggtggggtggtggggtAGAGTCAGGGCAAGCCTGAGTGCCTGGGTTCCTGGGGCAGCTGGGTCTCGACTACTGTGTGGGGGCAGTTCAGGTGCTGGGGTGCTTGGAAGTCAGCATGTCTGTGGAATAGAGGGGGACCTGCCGGGGCTCCTGGGTTCATACCACAGCTGTCATACTGTTGTCAGAGCAGACGTAGGTAGCTTCACCCCCTGTCTCCCTGGCCAGGGCCATGGCCAGGGCAGCGCTGTCgtcagagaagcagaaggagaaacaCCTATGGGGGAAGCAGGGAAAGGTGTCAGAAATGAGAGCCAGAGGTGGGTGCAAGGATGCCGGGATAGAGCTGGAGAATACGGGCTGGAGTTAAAGCTGGGGGAACAAAGCTGGGGTGCAGAAcaagggggcaggaggaagagcagggagTAGAGAGAGGGAGTGGGGTTGGAGCTGGGGTTAGacagggagctggcagaggagggctgggacttggggcagagctggggtcaGTCTagtggggctggggcagagcttgGGGGCACATCAGGGTGTACAAGCCCTGTGCCTCAGTCTCCCTGCTCACTCTGTGAAGGGTGCCTTGGTTGTGGGAGTGGTAAGCAAAGACTCGCAAATGGGGCTTGGCACAGGAGAGCTGTGCAGGGTGGGAAGGGTCTTTGGGACACTGGAGGGGCCCAAGGATTGGGACAGGCACTGGTGAACAGGGGCCCTCATCAGGGATGGAAATGACTGGACAATCAAAGGGCAACTGGACGACTGGGGGCAAAGAGTCCTCATTACCGGTGGCTGTTGCGGTGACGGCAGACCTCAGCTGCGATGGCTTCCTTGTCAGGGGGTAGCCCAGCCATGGAGATGAAGAGCTGGGAGACAGCGGACATGAGTGTTGGGGCCCCGCACAGGGACCCCAAAATGGGGAGAGCAGGCCCCTGAAATGGAGAGAGGGGCCCAGGAGAGAGACCCCCTGTAGAGAGACTACCCCAGGGAGAGATATTCACTCAGGGACAGAAACCCCCAAAGATATAGACCCACTTCTCCATTCCCCCACACCCCACGGTATCCTTCTTGTTCCCTTGTGGCCACCACATACCTTGGGTggctccttccacccacacTCCTGggtcctctctctccccctggGATACCTGTCCCTCCACCCCTCCATGGCCCTGCACCCAGACCTGGCGCGTATgcccgcgggggcggggggtATTGTAGATTGAGCGGAGGGTTCCCAGCAGATTGGTGTCACCCAGACTGGAGCCGGTGGAGGGGATGCGCCGAATGGCCT
This region includes:
- the LOC127026632 gene encoding LOW QUALITY PROTEIN: von Willebrand factor A domain-containing protein 5A-like (The sequence of the model RefSeq protein was modified relative to this genomic sequence to represent the inferred CDS: deleted 1 base in 1 codon) — protein: MWRQSFGLLEKSYTHDTTGSFLLGNWLHIPLSTVPLCSAVVDVAIQDYVADVASELIYQNKSQISTEVLFVFPLSPHMAIYSFQARSEDAEVQAMLQDEAQQLHEPTGGWENLEYLQDQSEHSGEVFACFLGTLSPGREVVVTLRYVQELPREPDGAAHFVLPPTLHPYSKHYAWNCLTSELPYSLLLTASLQSPRGVANVQANFALTPLIYTAQDHSTAQVSLAGRPPSHDDLELLVYFGEPTAVSAVVETGDPGAPPGSLLGDPMVLVALAPSIPEAVPGQRQSGEFIFLLDTTFLERAQGSLLFLLKSLPLGCYFNIYCYGETSEGIYPQSVEYTQDNLTEAIRRIPSTGSSLGDTNLLGTLRSIYNTPRPRGHTRQLFISMAGLPPDKEAIAAEVCRHRNSHRCFSFCFSDDSAALAMALARETGGEATYVCSDNSMTAVVLKCLKQALKPAAEGVSLSWTLPRGLEVEVLGGTPQSIFQGQHSLLYAQIRGQAQDTTVAKGVMTLQYSLDGQDVTHTIEFPLCPQGDGRLAGHRLAARRLLKRLLTEAASGSGDELRHRAVEISLTSGIICPFTSYVGVRTSQRVTWYQVSWGRPHHHQVLLSHVLNSAPFPVCLEGPLALLPPRQSLIPCQITELRGSRRVSSCHPMSIWVPPGWLTAVCASWLALRRLTHGIAALPQRGACSKARKPPPPSISSLKYVDLTEFVLCSSILGQWSTKAIAECQQLVALQNVDGSWALSSGLVSVLEIDEAEIKGKMPGELMEPSIWATVLAVTWLHRHDKCYQELCELLEAKAVTWLHSQAVSQLDKCLEAANTLLGSTVEPSVFRL